Proteins from a single region of Patescibacteria group bacterium:
- the dnaA gene encoding chromosomal replication initiator protein DnaA — protein MLDKDKLWQSVLAELEIVLPRASFLTWLQNTKIMFLDEEVGEIIVGVSNNFTKEWLEKKYHKIILNIVQNLTDHKIKKIKYQVESAGVPIKTPTVDIKRIIISTKEEPEEKNGVGFNSRYTFDNFVVGKSNELAYAASLASAETPGKKYNPLFIYGGVGLGKTHLLQAIGHTILKKNPRAKILYTNAEKFTNEFVNALRNKTIDKFKNTYRQMDLLLVDDVQFMAGKEGTQEEFFHTFNDLYQHDKQIVLTSDRLPKAIPALEERLVSRFNSGLIADISSPDLETRIAILKSKAMEKRYNIDPELIQYLAVHIQKNVRELEGALAKVMAYHELNKTAPTLESVKQIVSGLSHQNKKSLITIKDIINATADFYGIKVSDLVGTSRRRELVNPRQVAMFLMREELNSSFPLIGQEMGGRDHTTAIHSYNKVKREVENEKRIKQEVDYIKQRLYAQ, from the coding sequence ATGTTAGACAAAGATAAGTTGTGGCAGTCAGTGTTGGCCGAACTGGAAATAGTTTTGCCGCGAGCCAGCTTTTTAACTTGGCTACAAAACACAAAAATAATGTTTTTAGACGAGGAGGTGGGAGAAATAATTGTCGGCGTTTCGAATAATTTCACTAAAGAATGGCTGGAAAAAAAGTATCATAAAATAATTTTGAATATTGTTCAAAATTTAACCGATCATAAAATAAAAAAAATAAAATATCAGGTTGAATCTGCCGGCGTGCCGATAAAAACTCCGACTGTCGATATCAAAAGAATTATTATTTCCACTAAAGAGGAACCGGAAGAAAAAAATGGCGTTGGCTTCAACTCGCGCTACACTTTCGACAATTTTGTGGTTGGCAAAAGTAATGAATTGGCTTATGCAGCTTCCCTGGCTTCCGCCGAAACGCCGGGTAAAAAATATAATCCTTTATTTATTTATGGGGGTGTTGGTTTGGGCAAGACCCATTTACTTCAAGCCATCGGCCATACCATTTTAAAAAAGAATCCTCGCGCGAAAATCCTTTACACCAATGCAGAAAAGTTTACTAATGAATTTGTTAATGCTTTGCGCAACAAAACTATCGACAAATTCAAAAATACCTATCGACAGATGGATTTGCTTTTGGTTGACGATGTGCAGTTTATGGCCGGCAAAGAGGGTACGCAAGAGGAGTTTTTTCATACTTTTAACGATTTATATCAGCACGATAAGCAGATAGTTTTAACTTCTGATCGTTTGCCTAAGGCTATTCCGGCCCTAGAGGAAAGGTTGGTTTCTCGGTTTAATAGCGGATTAATCGCCGATATTTCTTCACCTGATCTAGAAACTAGAATTGCTATTTTAAAAAGCAAGGCCATGGAAAAACGATATAATATTGATCCGGAATTAATTCAATACTTGGCGGTTCATATTCAGAAGAATGTGCGAGAGCTCGAAGGCGCTTTGGCAAAAGTTATGGCTTATCATGAGCTTAATAAAACTGCGCCGACTTTAGAATCGGTCAAACAAATTGTGAGTGGACTAAGCCACCAAAATAAAAAATCACTCATTACCATTAAAGATATTATTAACGCGACGGCAGATTTTTATGGGATCAAAGTCTCTGATTTAGTTGGTACGTCGCGCCGTCGAGAATTAGTTAATCCCCGACAGGTGGCTATGTTTTTAATGAGAGAAGAATTAAACTCCTCGTTTCCTTTGATTGGTCAAGAAATGGGAGGAAGAGATCACACTACGGCTATTCATTCGTACAATAAAGTGAAAAGGGAAGTAGAAAATGAAAAGCGCATTAAGCAAGAAGTTGATTATATTAAGCAAAGATTATACGCGCAATAA
- a CDS encoding GIY-YIG nuclease family protein has translation MPSNKTSQVFFTYVLRSLKDDYAYVGYTDNLKKRLEEHQKGKSFATRLRRPFKLIYFEACLNEQDAKQREKYLKTTNGRRFLIKRLKHYRAKTVWHLW, from the coding sequence ATGCCCAGTAACAAAACTTCACAGGTGTTCTTCACTTATGTGCTTCGTAGCCTAAAAGATGATTATGCCTACGTAGGCTATACCGATAATCTAAAGAAACGTTTAGAAGAACACCAGAAGGGCAAAAGTTTTGCTACCAGGCTTAGACGCCCATTTAAGTTAATCTATTTTGAGGCATGCTTGAATGAACAAGATGCCAAACAAAGAGAAAAATATTTAAAAACTACCAATGGTCGACGATTTTTAATTAAAAGATTAAAACACTATCGTGCCAAAACAGTTTGGCATCTTTGGTGA
- the gatA gene encoding Asp-tRNA(Asn)/Glu-tRNA(Gln) amidotransferase subunit GatA has translation MLNNLSISQVHQGLKNKEFSAKNLVEDYFKIIKEKDGEINSFITLMEKEALGQAKIVDQKIKQKKFGNNLLEGIPLVIKDNILIKGVLCTAASKILANYRATYDATVIKKLKEINSIFLGKTNLDEFAMGASSETSYFGPVKNPHNLSCVSGGSSGGSAAAVASGMCLGALGSDTGGSIRQPASFCGVVGLKPTYGRVSRYGLIAMASSLDQIGALAKTVEDASIILKGIEGGDAKDSTSRTPNFPIELPKNIDWRNIKVGLPKEFFSHGLDPQIKKLIDNLIKKISDAGAKIIEVSLRNLDYALASYYILMPAEVSANLARYDGIRYGHCEQKESLLEVYLKSRTNGFGDEARRRIILGTFVLSAGYYEAYYHKAQQVRELITGDFEKIFKEVDCLITPTTPTTAFKIGEKIDNPLAMYLSDIYTVPVNLAGLPAISLPIGQVDRLPVGLQIIGDHFEENKILDIAKTIESMLL, from the coding sequence ATGCTTAATAATCTAAGTATCAGCCAAGTTCATCAAGGCTTAAAGAATAAAGAATTTTCGGCTAAAAATTTAGTCGAAGATTATTTCAAAATTATTAAAGAAAAAGATGGAGAAATAAACAGCTTTATTACCTTAATGGAGAAAGAAGCTTTGGGACAAGCAAAAATAGTCGATCAAAAAATAAAACAAAAAAAATTTGGTAATAATTTACTGGAGGGAATTCCTTTAGTGATAAAAGACAATATTTTAATTAAGGGTGTTTTATGCACGGCCGCTTCAAAAATTTTAGCCAACTATCGGGCTACTTATGATGCGACAGTCATAAAAAAATTAAAAGAAATTAATTCAATTTTTTTGGGCAAAACCAATTTAGATGAATTTGCTATGGGCGCTTCGAGCGAAACTTCTTATTTTGGTCCGGTTAAAAATCCGCATAATCTATCCTGTGTGTCGGGTGGAAGTTCGGGCGGATCGGCCGCAGCCGTAGCCTCGGGAATGTGCTTGGGGGCGCTTGGTTCGGATACGGGCGGGTCTATTCGCCAGCCGGCTAGTTTTTGCGGCGTGGTCGGGCTAAAGCCGACTTATGGTCGCGTGTCACGTTATGGATTAATTGCTATGGCTTCTTCTTTAGACCAGATCGGTGCTTTAGCAAAAACAGTTGAAGACGCGTCTATTATTTTAAAGGGCATTGAAGGTGGCGATGCCAAAGATTCAACCAGCCGAACTCCTAATTTTCCGATAGAGCTGCCAAAAAATATTGACTGGCGTAATATAAAAGTTGGTTTGCCGAAAGAATTTTTTTCTCATGGTCTTGATCCGCAAATCAAAAAACTCATTGATAATTTAATAAAAAAAATATCTGATGCCGGTGCCAAAATAATTGAAGTAAGCTTACGCAACTTAGACTACGCTTTAGCGTCTTATTATATTTTAATGCCGGCCGAAGTTTCGGCTAATTTGGCTCGCTATGATGGCATTCGTTATGGCCACTGCGAACAAAAAGAAAGCTTATTAGAAGTTTATTTAAAGTCGCGCACCAATGGTTTTGGCGATGAAGCCCGAAGAAGAATTATTTTAGGCACCTTTGTTCTTTCGGCCGGTTATTATGAGGCCTATTATCATAAGGCCCAACAGGTCAGAGAGCTGATTACTGGGGATTTCGAAAAGATTTTTAAAGAAGTTGACTGCCTCATCACGCCGACTACTCCAACGACCGCCTTTAAAATAGGCGAAAAAATAGACAATCCTTTGGCTATGTATTTATCAGATATTTATACGGTTCCGGTTAATTTAGCTGGGCTGCCGGCTATTTCTTTGCCAATCGGCCAGGTGGATCGGCTGCCCGTTGGACTGCAGATTATCGGAGATCATTTTGAAGAAAATAAAATTTTAGATATTGCCAAAACCATAGAAAGCATGCTATTATAA
- the lgt gene encoding prolipoprotein diacylglyceryl transferase, translating into MSELVKIFHNYRPQPILVQLGPIFIYFYGVLIVFAIIFGFYLTWKLIKKYRINISFDELVNLTIYLIIFGLIGARLYHVLTEINYYIAKPWEIFYFWQGGLGIFGALIANFIFLFFYGRKRGYSLWFILDLLAPALLLGEAIGRFGNWFNQENFGYPTSLAWGIPIELIYRPIQYVSFEYFHPTFFYQFIWNIFVLIFLIFIIKKIKMGRGLIFGWYLVLYSLGRFIIEFLRVNYQPMILDLRLAQLVCLLLFASGLYLIFFRKTRKLSTIN; encoded by the coding sequence ATGTCCGAATTAGTAAAAATTTTTCATAATTATCGACCCCAGCCGATTTTAGTTCAGTTGGGGCCGATTTTTATTTATTTTTATGGGGTTTTAATAGTTTTTGCTATTATTTTTGGTTTTTATTTGACCTGGAAACTAATTAAAAAGTATCGGATTAACATCAGCTTTGATGAATTAGTTAATTTAACTATTTATTTAATTATTTTTGGCCTGATCGGCGCTAGGCTCTATCATGTATTAACCGAAATTAATTATTATATCGCGAAGCCCTGGGAGATTTTTTATTTTTGGCAGGGGGGATTGGGAATTTTTGGCGCGCTGATAGCTAATTTTATTTTTCTATTTTTTTACGGACGGAAAAGGGGTTATTCCCTTTGGTTTATATTAGACCTTCTGGCGCCGGCGTTATTATTGGGAGAGGCGATTGGCCGTTTCGGTAATTGGTTTAATCAAGAAAATTTTGGCTACCCGACTTCATTGGCCTGGGGCATTCCTATTGAATTAATTTATCGGCCGATACAATATGTTTCTTTCGAGTATTTTCATCCGACCTTTTTTTATCAATTTATTTGGAATATTTTTGTCTTAATATTTTTAATATTTATTATTAAAAAAATAAAGATGGGCCGCGGTTTAATCTTTGGTTGGTATCTTGTTTTATACTCACTTGGCCGTTTTATAATAGAATTTTTGCGCGTTAATTATCAACCGATGATTTTAGATTTACGGCTTGCTCAATTGGTTTGTTTGTTGCTTTTCGCGTCGGGGCTTTATTTGATTTTTTTTAGAAAAACAAGGAAATTATCAACAATTAATTAA
- a CDS encoding thioredoxin family protein, whose translation MEEIQMQPTPSPKKKLCFFRSTKCSFWTGLVVGILVLAIVFTIAILTHAISFKFNKAAAPKTEDQQQQATGMEANVVGQAGTFLEVNEPVCKENGKVAIYAFSTSWCPHCQWAKPMFEKVAKEYIAKGKIVAHNWELDTNDDTLTTAKETSIPADATALYEKYNPQGSIPTFIFGCKYYRIGTGNERSGDTAAEEKEFRDLIDKLLLEK comes from the coding sequence ATGGAAGAAATACAAATGCAACCAACGCCATCTCCAAAAAAGAAACTTTGTTTTTTTCGGTCAACTAAATGTTCCTTTTGGACCGGACTAGTAGTTGGCATATTAGTTTTAGCGATAGTCTTTACTATTGCCATACTTACACACGCGATTAGTTTTAAATTCAATAAAGCTGCTGCGCCGAAAACAGAAGACCAGCAACAACAGGCGACCGGCATGGAAGCTAACGTCGTTGGTCAGGCTGGAACGTTCTTAGAGGTTAATGAGCCGGTTTGTAAAGAAAATGGCAAGGTGGCTATTTATGCGTTTTCAACCAGCTGGTGTCCTCACTGCCAATGGGCTAAGCCGATGTTTGAAAAGGTGGCCAAAGAATACATAGCTAAGGGTAAAATTGTAGCTCATAATTGGGAGCTAGATACCAATGACGACACTTTAACTACTGCCAAGGAAACGTCGATCCCAGCCGATGCGACTGCGCTTTACGAAAAGTATAACCCGCAAGGATCTATCCCGACCTTTATTTTTGGCTGCAAGTATTATCGTATTGGTACTGGTAACGAGAGAAGCGGCGATACGGCTGCCGAAGAAAAAGAGTTCAGAGATCTTATCGATAAATTATTGTTAGAAAAGTAA
- the gatC gene encoding Asp-tRNA(Asn)/Glu-tRNA(Gln) amidotransferase subunit GatC, with the protein MLNQEQIKHLAKLARLDLTEAELLKYQKQISDVLEFVGQLQKIDAANSKERLVKNIAPLREDIGEIRSDEDQENLLNQASLREGKFIKTKGVFE; encoded by the coding sequence ATGTTAAACCAGGAACAAATAAAGCATTTGGCTAAATTGGCGCGGCTCGACTTGACCGAGGCCGAATTATTGAAATATCAAAAACAAATTTCTGATGTTTTAGAATTTGTTGGCCAATTACAGAAGATTGACGCGGCCAATTCAAAAGAGAGGCTAGTCAAAAATATTGCGCCCTTACGCGAAGATATTGGTGAAATTCGTTCCGACGAAGATCAAGAAAACCTATTAAACCAAGCGTCGCTAAGGGAGGGAAAATTCATTAAAACTAAGGGCGTTTTTGAATAA